In Massilia forsythiae, one DNA window encodes the following:
- a CDS encoding XrtA system polysaccharide chain length determinant has protein sequence MAEITAALLNFLKAIGKYRWYAIVITWTVAVIGWAVVLRLPNQYEASARVYVDTQSILKPLLSGMTTMPNLDQQVMFMRRTLISRPNVERLMRMVDLDVKAKDSKQHEKIVDDLMSQIRIGGTERDDIYTITYVSDNPKLGKDVVQSLLTIFFEGSYGGKKQDSEKAVQFIDDQIKNYEEKLAAAENTLKEFKIKNMGMLPRGDGGDFGGQLMGAGDALNQARLELSEAEQARNAIKRQIAGEPAKPGAKKIDPAMLDPELEARIGAAQKNLDTLRLQYTEQHPDIIANRRLLDQLLAQRADLAKNGTRSLDPGAGYSPMLQQMNVALSQAEARVASMRARVGEYETRVARLRAQSTEAPEIEAQLAQLNRDYQVNRDNYQKLVERRESARLSGDLSSATDMLSFRIIDPPTVPGQPSGPNRLRLFSLVFAGALVAGIAAAFLMSQVRPTFMSQVALRDVTGLPVLGAIGMNWTNEQTVRRKRRLIAVGVSVLLLFGAYGAGVAAILVRPTL, from the coding sequence ATGGCAGAAATCACAGCCGCACTTCTTAACTTCCTGAAAGCTATCGGCAAATATCGCTGGTACGCGATCGTGATCACCTGGACCGTGGCCGTCATCGGCTGGGCCGTCGTGTTGCGTCTTCCCAACCAATACGAAGCATCGGCGCGGGTATATGTCGATACCCAGAGCATCCTCAAGCCACTGCTGTCGGGCATGACGACGATGCCGAACCTGGACCAGCAGGTGATGTTCATGCGCCGCACCCTGATCAGCCGCCCGAACGTCGAGCGCCTGATGCGCATGGTCGACCTGGACGTGAAGGCCAAGGACAGCAAGCAGCACGAAAAGATCGTGGATGACCTGATGTCGCAGATCCGCATCGGCGGCACCGAGCGCGACGACATCTATACCATCACCTACGTGTCCGACAATCCGAAGCTGGGCAAGGACGTGGTGCAGTCGCTGCTGACCATCTTTTTCGAAGGCAGCTACGGCGGCAAGAAGCAGGATTCGGAAAAGGCGGTGCAATTCATCGACGACCAGATCAAGAATTACGAAGAGAAGCTGGCTGCGGCCGAGAACACCCTCAAGGAATTCAAGATCAAGAACATGGGCATGCTGCCGCGCGGCGACGGCGGCGATTTCGGCGGCCAGCTGATGGGTGCGGGCGACGCCCTCAACCAGGCGCGCCTGGAACTGTCGGAAGCCGAGCAGGCGCGCAACGCCATCAAGCGCCAGATCGCCGGCGAGCCGGCCAAGCCGGGCGCCAAGAAGATCGATCCGGCCATGCTCGACCCGGAACTGGAAGCGCGCATCGGCGCCGCCCAGAAGAACCTGGATACGCTGCGCCTGCAATACACCGAACAGCATCCGGACATCATCGCCAACCGCCGCCTGCTCGACCAGTTGCTGGCGCAGCGCGCCGACCTGGCCAAGAACGGCACCCGCAGCCTGGACCCGGGCGCCGGCTACAGCCCGATGCTGCAGCAGATGAACGTGGCGCTGTCGCAGGCCGAGGCGCGCGTGGCGTCGATGCGCGCCCGCGTCGGCGAGTATGAAACCCGCGTGGCGCGCCTGCGCGCCCAGAGCACCGAAGCGCCCGAGATCGAAGCCCAGCTGGCCCAGCTGAACCGCGACTACCAGGTCAACCGCGACAACTACCAGAAGCTGGTCGAGCGCCGCGAATCGGCGCGCCTGTCGGGCGACCTGTCGTCGGCCACCGACATGCTGAGCTTCCGCATCATCGATCCGCCGACCGTGCCCGGCCAGCCGAGCGGCCCGAACCGCCTGCGCCTGTTCTCGCTGGTGTTTGCCGGCGCGCTGGTGGCCGGCATCGCCGCGGCTTTCCTGATGAGCCAGGTGCGTCCGACCTTCATGAGCCAGGTCGCGCTGCGCGACGTCACCGGCCTGCCGGTGCTGGGCGCGATCGGCATGAACTGG
- a CDS encoding S1 family peptidase has product MSCASRSKRVVSCLLVSCLLALVVPAVPQAADLTTLIPAVKRSVVGIGTFERTRSPSTVFVGTGFVVGDGLSVITNAHVIQDKPDGVNIEQLGIVTADGDMVRFRQAQLVARDTQHDLAHLRLTGTPLPALDLGDADAGREGQSLAFTGYPLGMVLGLHAATHRATLAAITPVVMPALGSNKLDARQIAQLQRSPFNIFQLDATAYPGNSGSPLYDPDSGKVIGVINAVFVKGLKENAISTPSGITYAIPVKYVREILQQK; this is encoded by the coding sequence ATGAGTTGCGCAAGCCGCTCCAAGCGGGTTGTTTCGTGCCTACTGGTGTCCTGCCTGCTGGCGCTGGTCGTGCCGGCGGTGCCGCAAGCGGCCGACTTGACCACGCTGATCCCGGCCGTCAAACGCTCGGTGGTCGGCATCGGCACCTTCGAGCGCACCCGCAGTCCCTCCACCGTCTTCGTCGGCACCGGTTTCGTGGTGGGCGACGGCCTCAGCGTCATCACCAATGCCCACGTAATCCAGGACAAGCCGGACGGCGTCAACATCGAGCAGCTCGGCATCGTCACCGCGGATGGCGACATGGTGCGCTTCCGCCAGGCCCAGCTGGTGGCGCGCGATACCCAGCACGACCTGGCGCACCTGCGCTTGACCGGGACGCCGTTGCCGGCGCTCGACCTTGGCGACGCCGACGCCGGGCGCGAAGGACAATCGCTGGCCTTTACCGGCTATCCGCTGGGGATGGTGCTGGGCCTGCATGCCGCCACCCACCGCGCCACGCTGGCGGCGATCACGCCGGTGGTCATGCCGGCGCTCGGATCGAACAAGCTCGATGCGCGCCAGATCGCCCAGTTGCAGCGCTCCCCCTTCAATATCTTCCAGCTCGACGCGACGGCCTATCCGGGCAACAGCGGCAGCCCTTTGTATGATCCGGACAGCGGCAAGGTGATCGGCGTGATCAACGCCGTGTTCGTCAAAGGATTGAAGGAAAATGCGATCAGTACGCCCAGCGGCATCACCTATGCGATTCCGGTGAAATATGTACGTGAAATTTTGCAACAAAAATAA
- a CDS encoding nucleotidyltransferase domain-containing protein, whose amino-acid sequence MTHLPLLVRALRDPAQTAGFTLADWDLVLRQATSANLTPMLLALIEEHGLLAQVPQQARAHFEWVRILATRHRQAVRFEVACILEALQPTGVPLLLLKGAAYTMAGLRAGAGRLFSDIDIMVPKARLDDVESALMLHGWVSTHHDAYDQRYYRQWMHELPPMQNMRRGSSIDVHHAIVPETMAVRPDPQRLRAAARPVADHPGLATLAPCDMVLHSAVHLFFDGEFDKGLRDLLDLHRLLGEFGAQPGFWETLPVRAAELELGRPLFYALRYAALLLGTPVPPAVQQAVQAFRPNPALLWLMDRLFGRALLPAHASCQDALTAPARFALYVRGNWLRMPPLLLARHLFHKAFLTPRTAD is encoded by the coding sequence ATGACGCATTTGCCGCTGCTGGTGCGCGCCCTGCGCGATCCGGCGCAGACCGCCGGGTTCACGCTGGCCGACTGGGACCTGGTGCTGCGCCAGGCCACCAGCGCCAACCTGACGCCGATGCTGCTGGCACTGATCGAAGAGCATGGGTTGCTGGCGCAGGTGCCGCAGCAGGCGCGCGCCCACTTCGAATGGGTGCGCATCCTGGCCACGCGCCACCGCCAGGCGGTGCGTTTCGAAGTCGCCTGCATCCTGGAAGCGCTGCAGCCGACCGGCGTGCCGCTGCTGCTGCTGAAAGGCGCGGCCTACACGATGGCCGGCCTGCGCGCCGGGGCAGGGCGCCTGTTTTCCGATATCGACATCATGGTGCCCAAGGCGCGCCTGGACGACGTCGAATCGGCGCTGATGCTGCACGGCTGGGTCAGCACCCACCACGACGCCTACGACCAGCGTTACTATCGCCAGTGGATGCACGAATTGCCGCCGATGCAGAACATGCGGCGCGGCAGCAGCATCGACGTGCACCACGCGATCGTGCCGGAAACGATGGCGGTGCGTCCGGATCCGCAACGCTTGCGCGCCGCCGCCCGCCCGGTGGCGGACCATCCCGGCCTGGCCACCCTGGCGCCGTGCGACATGGTGCTGCACAGCGCCGTGCACCTGTTCTTCGATGGCGAATTCGACAAGGGATTGCGCGACCTGCTCGACCTGCACCGCCTGCTCGGGGAGTTCGGCGCGCAGCCGGGATTCTGGGAAACGCTGCCGGTGCGCGCCGCCGAGCTGGAGCTGGGGCGGCCGCTGTTCTATGCGCTGCGCTACGCCGCTCTCCTGCTCGGCACGCCGGTGCCGCCGGCGGTACAGCAGGCGGTGCAGGCGTTCCGTCCCAACCCGGCACTGCTGTGGCTGATGGACCGCCTGTTCGGGCGCGCCTTGCTGCCGGCGCACGCCAGTTGCCAGGATGCGCTCACCGCGCCGGCGCGCTTCGCGCTGTACGTACGCGGCAACTGGCTGCGCATGCCGCCACTGCTGCTGGCGCGCCACCTGTTCCATAAAGCCTTCCTGACGCCGCGCACTGCAGATTGA
- a CDS encoding HPr-rel-A system PqqD family peptide chaperone has translation MSAGDTWRLRPGQAVRYRHWDEECVLYNDLSGDTHLLGDAALELLLTLQHGPTTEAMLAAVLKAQFDIADDELAAETAALLQHMNHLYLIETLAC, from the coding sequence GTGTCGGCCGGGGATACGTGGCGTCTGCGGCCGGGCCAGGCCGTGCGGTACCGGCACTGGGACGAGGAATGCGTGCTGTACAACGACCTGTCCGGCGACACCCACCTGCTCGGCGATGCCGCCCTCGAACTGTTGCTAACGCTGCAACACGGTCCCACCACCGAGGCGATGCTGGCCGCTGTCCTGAAGGCGCAATTCGACATCGCCGACGACGAACTGGCCGCTGAAACCGCCGCCCTGCTGCAGCACATGAATCACTTGTACCTGATCGAAACGCTGGCATGCTGA
- a CDS encoding XrtA/PEP-CTERM system exopolysaccharide export protein: protein MGKYKANLIKYSAIALVAASTLALGGCATRLPAPPAVQASNPDYLIGPGDSINIIVWRNPEVSMAVPVRPDGKITTPLVEDLPASGKTSTELARDIEKALAKFIQQPVVTVVVSNFVGTYDEQIRVIGQAAKPQSLPYRRDMSLMDVMIAVGGTTEFAAGNRASLVRNIEGKQQKYNVRLDDLIKDGDISANVPMRPGDVLIIPETFF, encoded by the coding sequence GTGGGCAAGTACAAGGCGAACCTGATCAAATATTCGGCAATCGCACTGGTCGCCGCGAGCACGCTGGCGCTGGGCGGTTGTGCGACGCGCCTGCCGGCGCCGCCGGCTGTGCAGGCCAGCAATCCGGATTACCTGATCGGCCCGGGCGACAGCATCAACATCATCGTCTGGCGCAATCCGGAAGTGTCGATGGCGGTGCCGGTGCGCCCGGATGGCAAGATCACCACGCCGCTGGTCGAAGACTTGCCGGCATCCGGCAAGACCTCGACCGAACTGGCGCGCGACATCGAAAAGGCACTGGCGAAGTTCATCCAGCAGCCGGTGGTCACCGTCGTGGTATCGAATTTCGTCGGCACCTACGACGAGCAGATCCGCGTGATCGGCCAGGCCGCCAAGCCGCAATCGCTGCCGTATCGCCGCGACATGAGCCTGATGGACGTCATGATCGCCGTCGGCGGCACCACGGAGTTCGCGGCCGGCAATCGCGCCAGCCTGGTGCGTAACATCGAAGGCAAGCAGCAGAAGTACAATGTACGTTTGGACGACCTGATCAAGGATGGCGACATTTCGGCAAATGTGCCGATGCGTCCGGGTGACGTATTGATCATTCCCGAAACTTTCTTTTGA
- a CDS encoding HprK-related kinase A, with protein MLTVASLTRSQLQTRLAGHGLAVRTGPFTSLIRSPIAYIADGIALLYGDYPLEDAQGFADFHVHLRRSGGVRRWYRPQVHFDVDGLVPFEPLPEAHAFPMLEWALNWCISTRAHAFLMIHAAVVERNGLAVMLPAPPGSGKSTLCAALVSRGWRLLSDELALFRPHDGALVPVPRPVSLKNRSIEVIRDFAPDAVLSQPVSNTTKGTVAHLKAPSASVARAHETTRAAWIVFPKYEAGAATELTPIARARAFLRVADNAFNYSQLGALGFDTLAGIIEQCDSYDFRYSDLDQAMEAFAALEPPR; from the coding sequence ATGCTGACGGTTGCATCGCTCACCCGCAGCCAGCTGCAAACGCGCCTGGCGGGTCACGGACTGGCCGTGCGTACCGGTCCCTTCACCAGCCTGATCCGTTCGCCCATCGCGTACATCGCCGATGGCATCGCCCTGCTGTACGGCGATTATCCGCTCGAGGATGCGCAAGGGTTCGCCGATTTCCACGTGCACCTGCGCCGTTCCGGCGGGGTGCGCCGCTGGTACCGGCCGCAAGTCCATTTCGACGTCGACGGCCTGGTGCCGTTCGAGCCCTTGCCGGAAGCCCACGCGTTCCCGATGCTCGAATGGGCCTTGAACTGGTGTATCTCCACGCGCGCCCACGCCTTTTTGATGATCCACGCCGCCGTGGTCGAGCGCAACGGCCTGGCGGTGATGCTGCCGGCGCCGCCGGGTTCCGGCAAGAGCACGCTGTGCGCGGCGCTGGTCAGCCGCGGTTGGCGCCTGCTGTCCGACGAACTGGCGCTGTTCCGCCCGCATGACGGCGCGCTGGTGCCGGTACCGCGTCCGGTCAGCCTGAAAAACCGCTCGATCGAGGTGATCCGCGACTTTGCCCCGGACGCCGTGCTCAGCCAGCCGGTCAGCAATACCACCAAGGGCACGGTGGCGCATTTGAAGGCGCCGTCCGCCAGCGTGGCGCGCGCGCACGAGACCACGCGCGCCGCCTGGATCGTGTTTCCCAAGTACGAAGCCGGCGCCGCCACCGAGCTGACGCCGATCGCGCGCGCGCGCGCCTTCCTGCGTGTGGCCGACAACGCTTTCAATTACAGCCAGCTGGGGGCGCTCGGTTTCGACACGCTGGCCGGCATCATCGAACAATGCGACAGCTACGATTTCCGCTACAGCGACCTCGACCAGGCGATGGAAGCGTTCGCGGCGCTGGAGCCGCCGCGATGA